A window of the Arachis duranensis cultivar V14167 chromosome 5, aradu.V14167.gnm2.J7QH, whole genome shotgun sequence genome harbors these coding sequences:
- the LOC107487003 gene encoding cyclin-dependent kinase F-4: protein MERYKLIKEVGDGTFGSVWRAINKQTGEVVAIKKMKKKYYSWEECVNLREVKSLRKMNHPNIVKLKEVIRESDILYFVFEYMECNLYQLMKDREKMFSEGEVRNWCFQVFQGLAYMHQRGYFHRDLKPENLLVTKDIIKIADFGLAREISSQPPYTEYVSTRWYRAPEVLLQSYLYSSKVDMWAMGAIMAELFSLRPLFPGASEADEIYKICGVIGSPTIESWADGLKLARDINYQFPQLAGVHLSALIPSASDDAVSLIRSLCSWDPCKRPTAAEALQHPFFQTCFYVPPSLRTRAVSRTPPSAGTRGALDQQGVRRYSGMLPNSKLTNNFSSPKLHPPLASGVQRKLDMVNQNGSKNEKSMNTVKQSKYRQPGKDSPTSMNKGRNAKAISETADRLTNMNVGSGTRRHSIIFSSF, encoded by the exons ATGGAGAG GTACAAGTTAATTAAGGAAGTTGGTGATGGAACGTTTGGGAGTGTTTGGAGAGCTATTAATAAGCAAACTGGAGAAGTT GTTGCaattaagaaaatgaagaagaaatattaCTCTTGGGAGGAGTGTGTAAACCTGAGAGAAGTCAAG TCACTAAGAAAAATGAACCACCCAAATATTGTGAAGCTAAAGGAAGTTATTCGAGAAAGTGACATTCTGTACTTTGTTTTTGAGTACATG GAATGCAACCTGTACCAACTTATGAAAGACAGGGAGAAGATGTTTTCTGAGGGTGAAGTTAGGAATTGGTGTTTTCAAGTTTTCCAAGGTCTTGCTTATATGCACCAGCGTGGATACTTCCACCGTGATCTGAAGCCTG AGAACTTGCTGGTTACCAAGGATATCATAAAAATTGCTGATTTTGGCCTAGCACGTGAGATCAGTTCACAACCACCCTACACTGAGTATGTCTCCACACGGTG GTATCGTGCTCCTGAAGTGCTACTTCAATCTTATCTGTATAGCTCCAAAGTTG ACATGTGGGCAATGGGTGCTATAATGGCTGAACTGTTCTCTCTTCGTCCTCTTTTCCCTGGTGCCAG TGAAGCGGATGAGATCTACAAAATATGCGGTGTGATAGGCAGCCCAACCATTGAATCATGGGCTGATGGGCTGAAACTTGCAAGGGATATAAACTATCAGTTCCCACAG CTTGCTGGTGTACATCTTTCGGCACTGATACCATCTGCGAGTGATGATGCAGTCAGCCTTATCAGG TCACTTTGCTCATGGGATCCCTGCAAGAGGCCTACAGCTGCAGAGGCCCTTCAACATCCCTTTTTCCAG ACTTGTTTTTATGTTCCTCCATCCCTTCGTACTAGAGCAGTGTCAAGAACTCCTCCATCTG CTGGAACAAGGGGAGCCCTTGATCAGCAAGGGGTTAGGAGATATTCTGGCATGTTGCCTAATTCAAAGCTCACCAATAACTTCTCTTCTCCGAAATTACATCCTCCTTTAGCTTCAG GTGTGCAACGTAAGCTGGATATGGTGAATCAG AATGGAAGTAAGAATGAGAAGTCCATGAATACTGTTAAACAATCAAAATATCGACAGCCTGGAAAGGATAGCCCAA CTTCTATGAACAAGGGGAGGAATGCGAAGGCAATTTCTGAAACAGCGGATAGGTTGACCAATATGAATGTTGGTAGTGGTACTCGAAGACATTCTATAATCTTCTCGTCATTCTAG